One genomic region from Sphingomicrobium aestuariivivum encodes:
- a CDS encoding electron transfer flavoprotein subunit alpha/FixB family protein, which yields MKTLVLVEHDGAAIKDATLSTVTAAAKLGEVHLLVVGKDVGGVAEAAAKIDGVGKVHVADAAHLEHQLAEDVAPIIVDQMGHHDAFLAPATTTGKNVAPRVAAKLDVAQISDIIAVDGDDTFKRPIYAGNAIATVQSSDAKKVITVRGTAFDKAAAEGGSGSVEAIDAGANSAKSEFVSAELSEGDRPELTSAGVIVSGGRAFGSNEDFHKLLDPLADKLNAAVGASRAAVDAGYAPNDYQVGQTGKIVAPEVYIAIGISGAIQHLAGMKDSKVIVAINKDEEAPIFQVADIGLVGDLFQIVPELTEKL from the coding sequence ATGAAGACGCTCGTTCTCGTCGAACATGACGGCGCCGCCATCAAGGACGCCACCCTTTCCACGGTGACCGCCGCCGCCAAGCTCGGCGAAGTGCACCTGCTCGTCGTCGGCAAGGACGTCGGCGGCGTCGCCGAAGCCGCTGCCAAGATCGACGGTGTCGGCAAGGTCCATGTCGCCGATGCCGCGCATCTCGAGCACCAGCTCGCCGAGGATGTCGCGCCGATCATCGTCGACCAGATGGGTCACCATGACGCCTTCCTCGCGCCCGCCACCACGACCGGCAAGAATGTCGCCCCGCGCGTCGCCGCCAAATTGGACGTGGCGCAGATCAGCGACATCATCGCGGTCGACGGCGACGACACGTTCAAGCGCCCGATCTACGCCGGCAACGCCATCGCGACGGTCCAGTCGTCGGATGCGAAAAAGGTCATCACCGTGCGCGGCACCGCCTTCGACAAGGCCGCCGCCGAGGGTGGTTCGGGCAGCGTCGAGGCAATCGACGCCGGCGCGAACAGCGCCAAGTCGGAATTCGTCTCGGCCGAACTGTCGGAAGGCGATCGTCCCGAGCTGACCAGCGCGGGCGTGATCGTCTCGGGCGGCCGTGCCTTCGGCTCGAACGAGGACTTCCACAAGCTCCTCGACCCGCTCGCCGACAAGCTTAACGCCGCCGTCGGCGCCAGCCGCGCCGCGGTCGATGCGGGCTATGCTCCCAACGACTACCAGGTCGGCCAGACCGGCAAGATCGTGGCCCCCGAAGTCTATATCGCCATCGGCATCTCGGGTGCGATCCAGCACCTTGCCGGCATGAAGGATTCGAAGGTCATCGTCGCCATCAACAAGGACGAGGAAGCGCCGATCTTCCAGGTCGCCGACATCGGCCTCGTCGGCGATCTCTTCCAGATCGTCCCCGAGCTGACCGAGAAGCTCTAG
- a CDS encoding electron transfer flavoprotein subunit beta/FixA family protein — MKLLVAVKRVIDYNVKPRIKPDGSGVDLANVKMSMNPFDEIAVEEAVRLKEAGKADEIVVVSVGPAKAQETLRTALAMGADRAILIQSDEDVEPLGVAKLLAKVAADENPDMIVLGKQAIDDDSNATGQMLAAMLDWGQGTFASKVEPADGAVSVTREIDGGLETVKLQLPAVVTTDLRLNEPRYASLPNIMKAKKKPLETKTPDDYGVDVTRRLTITNVAPPPVREAGDKVGSVDELVAKLKELGVA; from the coding sequence ATGAAGCTGCTGGTCGCCGTGAAACGGGTGATCGATTACAACGTCAAGCCTCGGATCAAGCCCGATGGCAGCGGTGTCGATCTCGCCAACGTCAAGATGAGCATGAACCCCTTCGACGAAATCGCCGTCGAGGAAGCCGTGCGCCTCAAGGAAGCCGGCAAGGCCGACGAGATCGTCGTGGTCTCGGTCGGTCCGGCCAAGGCGCAGGAAACGCTGCGTACCGCGCTCGCGATGGGCGCCGACCGTGCCATCCTCATCCAGAGCGATGAAGACGTCGAGCCGCTGGGCGTGGCCAAGCTGCTCGCCAAGGTCGCCGCTGACGAGAACCCCGACATGATCGTGCTCGGCAAGCAGGCGATCGACGACGACAGCAATGCGACGGGCCAGATGCTCGCCGCCATGCTCGACTGGGGCCAGGGCACCTTCGCCTCGAAGGTCGAGCCCGCCGATGGCGCGGTCAGCGTGACCCGCGAGATCGACGGCGGCCTCGAGACCGTGAAGCTCCAGCTTCCCGCCGTGGTCACCACCGACCTTCGCCTGAACGAGCCGCGCTACGCCTCGCTGCCCAACATCATGAAGGCCAAGAAGAAGCCGCTCGAGACCAAGACGCCCGATGACTATGGCGTCGACGTCACGCGCCGCCTCACCATCACCAATGTCGCCCCGCCGCCCGTGCGCGAGGCCGGTGACAAGGTCGGCAGTGTCGATGAACTGGTCGCCAAGCTCAAAGAACTGGGAGTTGCCTGA
- a CDS encoding exopolysaccharide biosynthesis protein — protein MSTHDSKGEIGPVKSVGDIVEGLEEIGEKQDCVSVGDVADAFGTRTYAPFLIVPALLEITPLGAIPGVPTVLAVTISIFAFQMLLGRDHIWIPDFLENRRVTGDKLKKSAEKAEGVAEHMDQWFHRRFKGLTRGVFIKLAAIVILALCAAVPFLEVLPFASSGPMLAIVFIGLALLVRDGLLLVISVSVGLAAVAAGLGYLLMGGGGGG, from the coding sequence ATGAGTACGCATGACAGCAAGGGCGAGATCGGCCCCGTGAAGTCGGTCGGCGACATCGTCGAGGGGCTCGAGGAGATCGGCGAGAAACAGGACTGCGTGTCGGTCGGCGACGTCGCCGATGCCTTTGGTACGCGTACCTATGCGCCCTTCCTCATCGTGCCCGCGCTGCTCGAGATCACCCCCTTGGGCGCCATCCCCGGTGTGCCGACCGTGCTCGCGGTCACCATCTCCATCTTCGCCTTCCAGATGCTGCTCGGGCGCGACCATATCTGGATTCCCGACTTCCTCGAGAACCGCCGCGTTACCGGCGACAAGCTCAAAAAGTCGGCGGAGAAGGCCGAGGGCGTGGCCGAACATATGGACCAGTGGTTTCACAGGCGCTTCAAGGGGCTGACGCGCGGCGTCTTCATCAAGCTCGCCGCCATCGTCATCCTCGCGCTGTGCGCTGCCGTGCCCTTCCTCGAGGTGCTGCCCTTCGCCAGCTCGGGCCCGATGCTGGCCATCGTCTTCATCGGGTTGGCGCTGCTGGTGCGCGACGGGCTCCTGCTCGTCATCAGCGTGAGCGTCGGCCTCGCTGCGGTCGCGGCGGGGCTCGGCTATTTGCTGATGGGTGGCGGTGGCGGCGGCTGA
- the sucC gene encoding ADP-forming succinate--CoA ligase subunit beta, whose protein sequence is MNIHEYQAKELLKEFGAPVPAGIPAMSVEEAVEAAKRLPGPLWVVKAQIHAGGRGKGTFKELPEGSKGGVRLAKSIEEVEAHAKDMLGNTLVTIQTGAEGKEVQRLYVTDGVDIDSEFYLAMLVDRASGRLAIVASPEGGMDIEQVAHDTPEKVHTFTIDPATGLMPHHGRSVAAALGLKGDLAKQAAKVTAALYKAFHGTDASQIEINPLAVSGDKLMVLDAKVGFDSNAMFRHKDIEELRDLTEEDPMEVEASKYDLAYIKLDGDIGCMVNGAGLAMATMDIIKLHGAFPANFLDVGGGADKEKVTAAFKIILSDPAVKGILVNIFGGIMRCDTIAEGIVAAAKEVDLDRPLVVRLEGTNVEKGKEILGSSGLKIIAADDLGDAAKKIVAEVKQAA, encoded by the coding sequence ATGAACATCCATGAGTATCAGGCCAAGGAACTCCTCAAGGAATTCGGCGCCCCGGTGCCTGCCGGCATCCCCGCGATGAGCGTGGAAGAGGCGGTCGAGGCGGCCAAGCGGCTCCCCGGCCCGCTCTGGGTGGTCAAGGCGCAGATCCATGCCGGCGGCCGCGGCAAGGGCACCTTCAAGGAACTGCCCGAGGGCTCGAAGGGCGGCGTTCGCCTCGCCAAGTCGATCGAGGAAGTCGAAGCCCACGCCAAGGACATGCTCGGCAACACGCTCGTCACCATCCAGACCGGCGCCGAGGGCAAGGAAGTCCAGCGCCTCTACGTCACCGATGGCGTCGACATCGACAGCGAATTCTATCTCGCCATGCTGGTCGACCGTGCCTCGGGCCGCCTCGCCATCGTCGCCAGCCCCGAAGGCGGCATGGACATCGAGCAGGTCGCGCATGACACGCCCGAGAAGGTCCACACCTTCACCATCGATCCCGCGACCGGCCTGATGCCGCATCACGGCCGTTCGGTCGCTGCCGCGCTGGGCCTCAAGGGCGACCTCGCCAAGCAGGCCGCCAAGGTCACCGCCGCGCTCTACAAGGCGTTCCACGGCACCGACGCCTCGCAGATCGAGATCAACCCGCTCGCCGTGTCGGGCGACAAGCTGATGGTCCTCGACGCCAAGGTCGGCTTCGATTCGAACGCCATGTTCCGTCACAAGGACATCGAGGAACTGCGCGACCTCACCGAAGAGGATCCGATGGAAGTCGAGGCCTCCAAGTACGACCTCGCCTACATCAAGCTCGACGGCGACATCGGTTGCATGGTCAACGGCGCGGGCCTTGCCATGGCGACGATGGACATCATCAAGCTGCACGGCGCCTTCCCCGCCAACTTCCTCGACGTCGGCGGCGGCGCCGACAAGGAGAAGGTCACCGCGGCCTTCAAGATCATCCTGTCGGACCCCGCCGTGAAGGGCATCCTCGTCAACATCTTCGGCGGCATCATGCGCTGCGACACGATCGCCGAGGGCATCGTCGCGGCGGCCAAGGAAGTCGACCTCGACCGTCCGCTGGTCGTCCGCCTCGAGGGCACCAATGTCGAGAAGGGCAAGGAAATCCTGGGCAGCAGCGGCCTCAAGATCATCGCCGCCGACGACCTTGGCGATGCCGCCAAGAAGATCGTCGCGGAGGTCAAGCAGGCCGCCTAG
- the dinB gene encoding DNA polymerase IV, translating to MSVNPDSPDLPEPGADGRKIIHVDMDAFFASVEQRDHPELRGKPVAVGGGHRGVVAAASYEAREFGVRSAMPSVTARRKCPDLIFVKSRFDVYREVSQQIRDIFAIHASAVQPLSLDEAFLDVTDDPHGLGSGKAIAEDIRARIKAETNLTASAGVSYCKFIAKLASDQNKPDGLCVIPPAKGPAFVQSLPVKRFHGVGPKTAEKMNRLGIMTGADLAAWPYRELRARFGSSADWYYRIARGIDERPVRSDRVRKSCSAERTFGEDVRGEAETYAELDRVSEIAWARIEKANFKGRTVNLKVKYADFEIITRARSFTAPVTDAETFHAAGRSLLSPLFPLEKGVRLLGLGLSSPVEEELGGPKQLGLAFE from the coding sequence GTGAGTGTGAACCCCGATTCTCCAGACCTGCCCGAACCCGGGGCCGACGGGCGCAAGATCATCCATGTCGACATGGATGCCTTCTTTGCGTCGGTCGAACAGCGCGACCATCCCGAGCTGCGCGGCAAGCCCGTCGCGGTGGGCGGCGGACACAGGGGTGTCGTCGCGGCAGCAAGTTACGAAGCGCGCGAGTTTGGCGTGCGGAGCGCGATGCCGAGCGTCACCGCGCGGCGCAAATGCCCCGACCTCATCTTCGTGAAATCGCGGTTCGATGTGTATCGCGAGGTCAGCCAGCAGATCCGCGACATCTTCGCAATCCATGCGAGCGCGGTGCAGCCCCTCTCGCTCGACGAAGCCTTCCTCGACGTCACCGACGATCCCCACGGCCTCGGCTCGGGCAAGGCGATCGCCGAGGACATTCGCGCGCGGATCAAGGCGGAGACGAACCTCACCGCCTCGGCGGGCGTCTCTTATTGCAAGTTCATCGCCAAGCTCGCCTCCGACCAGAACAAGCCCGACGGCCTGTGCGTCATCCCGCCCGCCAAAGGCCCCGCCTTCGTCCAGAGCCTGCCGGTCAAACGCTTCCACGGGGTGGGCCCCAAGACCGCCGAGAAGATGAACCGGCTTGGCATCATGACGGGCGCCGACCTTGCCGCCTGGCCCTATCGTGAGCTGCGCGCGCGCTTCGGGTCGAGCGCCGACTGGTATTACCGCATCGCCAGAGGCATCGACGAGCGCCCCGTGAGATCGGACCGCGTGCGAAAAAGCTGCTCCGCCGAGCGGACGTTTGGCGAGGATGTGCGCGGCGAGGCCGAGACCTATGCCGAGCTCGACCGCGTGAGCGAGATCGCCTGGGCGCGGATCGAGAAGGCGAATTTCAAGGGCCGGACGGTCAATCTCAAGGTCAAATATGCCGACTTCGAGATCATCACGCGGGCCAGGAGCTTCACTGCCCCCGTGACCGATGCGGAAACCTTCCACGCCGCGGGTCGTTCGCTCCTCAGTCCCCTGTTTCCGCTGGAAAAAGGCGTGCGTCTCTTGGGATTGGGCCTGTCGTCCCCCGTGGAGGAGGAGTTGGGTGGTCCAAAACAACTGGGACTCGCATTTGAATAG
- a CDS encoding CarD family transcriptional regulator, whose translation MASKALSFDVGDYVVYPKHGVGKVIELQSTEIAGAKLDLYVLRFEKEKMTLRVPVNKAESTGMRKLSSDKAMKEAMETLKSKPKVKRTMWSRRAQEYEAKINSGDLILIAEVTRDLFRADDQPEQSYSERQIFEAASSRLARELGAMEKTDEKTALKKIIKVLDDAAKIWNAEKEDA comes from the coding sequence ATGGCGAGCAAGGCCCTTAGCTTCGATGTCGGCGATTATGTCGTGTACCCCAAGCACGGTGTCGGCAAGGTCATCGAACTGCAGTCGACCGAGATTGCCGGTGCCAAGCTCGACCTCTACGTGCTCCGTTTCGAAAAAGAGAAAATGACCCTCCGCGTCCCCGTCAACAAGGCGGAATCGACCGGCATGCGCAAGCTGTCGTCGGACAAGGCGATGAAGGAGGCGATGGAAACCCTCAAGTCCAAGCCCAAGGTCAAGCGCACCATGTGGTCGCGCCGCGCGCAGGAATATGAAGCCAAGATCAACTCGGGCGACCTCATCCTGATCGCCGAGGTGACCCGCGACCTGTTCCGCGCCGACGACCAGCCCGAGCAGAGCTATTCGGAGCGCCAGATCTTCGAGGCCGCCTCGAGCCGCCTCGCCCGCGAACTCGGCGCGATGGAAAAGACCGACGAGAAGACGGCGCTCAAGAAGATCATCAAGGTGCTCGATGACGCCGCGAAGATCTGGAATGCGGAAAAAGAGGACGCCTAA